CCGCTCGAAGCGGCGCACCATGTCCAGACGCTCGCTCTCGCTGATGATGGAGGGAAGCACGAGTACCTTTAATGCGACCGTGCGCCCGATAGTCTCATCCTGTGCTTCGTAAACGTGCGCCATGCCCCCTACTCCCAGCTGGCGCACAATGCGGTATTTGCCGATGTGTGTGCCTATCACGGAAACCTCACCACTTTCGCTAACCTCTACTCTTATTGTCGGTTCATCATCATGCGTTCTTCTTCTCGCTGACGGTCGCGTTCCGCGATGGCTTGGCGCTTGTCATACAGCTTCTTGCCGCGCACGATGGCAATTTCCACCTTCGCATAACCGCGCTTGAAGTATGTCTTCAGCGGCACAATGGTCAGCCCTTTCACCTCTGCCTTGCCCATCAGGCGGTTTATCTCCCACCTGTGCAGGAGCAGCTTGCGAGGGCGCACCGGGTCAGGATTGTAGCGGTTGCCGTGTGAATAGGGGCTGATGTGCATGTTATACAGCCATACCTCGCCGTTTTGCACCTTGCAGTAGGCGTCCTGTAGATTCACCCTGCCCGCGCGAACCGACTTGACTTCCGTGCCAACCAGCGCAATACCCGCTTCGAAGGTCTCCAGTATCTCATAGTCGTGGTAGGCGCGACGATTCACCAGCACCACGCGGTCACCCGATTCCTTCGTTTGCTGCGACTTTCCTTTTGCCATAGCATTCCTATTATAGTTCATCATCCTGTCTGCAAGCAACCGAAGATTTGAAAGCTCCCCTTTCCCTGTGATACAATCCCTGTGGAGAACGTCAAGGTTCTCGCTGGCGAAACAAGAGGTTCCCCAATCCGCATAAACTATCGGCATACTCTTTCTAGGAGGTAACCATACGATGAACTGGCAACGAATCGCGGTTGTGACGGCGACGACCGTCGTCGTTCTCACCCTGGCATGGGCGCAGGTCTCGCCCGATAGTCAGAAGTGCAGTGCCCACATGAAGAAGGCGCTGAAGGCGGTACAGATGTATCTGCAGGAGTGGGACAACATGTTCCCGCCCGCTACCACCGCCCAGAAGCTCAGCGAGGCGTTGCAACCCTACGCAGCGGACAAGTACGTGCTGACCTGCCCCGTCACGCGCAAGGACTACAAAACCAACCCGCACATCACGTGGCGTCCAGCCAGCATGCACCCGAAGATGAGCGATGTGGTGGTGCTGTACGACGCAGTGCCGCACAAGGACAAAAAGTATCTGGTCGCTTACGCAGATGGGTCGGTGAAAGCCGTAACAGAAAAGGAACTGGCAGCCATTAAGCAGAAAGCAAGGCTAAAATAGGCTCGGCTGCTCTCCCGTCCGATGCGCCATCTCGTGCTGATACTGGGCGACCAGTTAGACCGACGCTCTGCCGCGCTGGATGGGTTTGACCCCAATTGCGATGCCGTCTGGATGGCGGAAGTCGCGGAAGAGGCAACCCATGTGTGGAGCCACAAGGCGCGAATCGCCATTTTCCTGAGCGCGATGCGCCACTTCCGCGACTGGCTGCGCCAGCAGGGATACACGGTTCACTACCACGCACTGGACGACCCCCACAACGGCGGCAGTTTCGCCACCGAACTTGCCCGCGCCGTGCGCACGCACCAGCCCCAGAAACTCATCGTCGTCGAGCCAGGCGAGTACCGCGTGCAACAGAGCCTGTTGCAGACAGCACGCGAACTCGGTGTGCCGCTGGAGGTGCGCCCCGACCGCCACTTCCTGATGACGCTGGACGAGTTTCGCCAGCACGCCGCCACACGCAAGCAGCTGCGTCTGGAGTTCTTCTACCGCGAGATGCGCCAGCGCACGGGCATCCTGATGGAGGGCAAGCAGCCCGTCGGCGGCGCGTGGAACTATGACGCCGAGAACCGCGAAGCCTTCGGCAAGCAGGGTCCAGGGCTTGTGCCCCAGCCCGTGCGCTTTATGCCCGACGCCATCACGGAAGAGGTGATCCGCTTGGTGGAGGCGCGTTTCCCCAGCCACCCCGGCAGCCTGCGCGACTTCGACTGGGCAGTCACGCCGGAGTACGCCGAACGCGCACTGGACGACTTCATCGAAAACCGCCTGCCGCTTTTCGGACCCTATCAGGACGCAATGTGGACAGGCGAGCCGTACCTGTACCACTCGCGCCTGTCGTCGGCTATCAACCTGAAACTGCTCGACCCGCGCGTGGCTATCCAGAAGGCGCTGGACGCCTACTATCAAAAACACGCGCCGTTGCAGAGCGTGGAGGGCTTTGTGCGCCAGCTGCTGGGCTGGCGCGAGTATATCCGCGGCGTCTACTGGCTGTATATGCCGGAGTACCTGGAGCGCAACGCGCTGCACGCCGACGCGAACCTGCCCGACTTCTACTGGACGGGCGAGACCGACATGAACTGCCTGCGCGAGGTGATTGGACAGACGCTGCGCTACGGCTTTGCGCACCACATCCAGCGGCTGATGGTCACGGGGCTGTATGCGCTGCTGCTGGGTGTGCAACCAAAGCAGATTCACGCCTGGTATCTGGCAATCTACGTGGACGCGGTGGAGTGGGTAGAGCTGCCGAATGTGTACGGGATGTCGCAGTTCGCCGACGGCGGGCTGATGTCTTCCAAGCCGTACATCGCCAGCGGAAAATACATCCAGCGGATGAGCAACTACTGCGCGGGGTGTCGCTACAAGCCCGACCGCGCCGTGGGCGAGGACGCCTGCCCGTTCACCACGCTGTACTGGGACTTCCTGATGCGCCACGAGGCACTGTTTGAGAACCATCCGCGCGTGGGGCAGCAGGTGCGCAACCTGCGCCGTCTCAGCGAGGCAGACCGCACAGCGATACGAGGGCAAGCTAGACGAATAAGGTATAATGCTCCTGACAACTGAGCCGTATCTTTTGCATCAAACGCCCGCAGTTTCGGGAAAAGACGTGGGGAGGCCCGACAAGCAATAAAGCCGGGCAAGAATACAGCCGTTTTCACCCCTCTCCCGCAGCGTCGGGAAAGGGTTGGGAGTGAGGGCACAGGAGACCTTATGCCGATACAACACAACCCATACGCGCAACGGCATTCGCTTTGGCTGAGGGGCAACCTGCACGCGCACACGACCCTCAGCGATGGAGAACTATCCCCCGATGATACGCTGAACGCCTTCGCAAAGCGAGGATACGACTTTGTGGCACTGACCGACCACGATATAGTCGCCTCTCCGAACGGGCTTCATCCACACATTCTTTTCTTGCCTGGCGTCGAACACAGCGCACAGCAGCACATCCTGCGGGTGAACGTGACCTCTACCCTACCCCACGACCTCAGCTACCAATCGGTCATAGACCTTACCCGACAGGAGGGTGGTTTAGTTATTCTCAATCACCCCAACTGGGGCGAAAACCTCGACCACTGGCGCAACGCACAAATGATCCAACTGGAACGCTATCACGGCATCGAAATCTACAACAACGTGATAGAGTATCTGGAGGGCAGTCCGTATGCACTCGACCGCTGGGACCTTCTGCTTTCGGAAGGCAAACAGGTGTGGGGATACGCCAACGAAGACACTCACCGCGTCTTTCAAATAGGAAGCGCATGGAACGCGGTGAACGTGCGCGAGCGTAGCAAGGAAGCGGTGCTGAACGCGCTGAAAGAGGGACGTTTCTACGCCTCCACAGGCGTCGTGCTGGAAGAGATAACAGTAGAGGACGGCTATTATCGGGTACGCGCCACAAACGCGAAGGAGATGCGATTGATCTCTCTGCACGGTGAGGTAGTGGAACATGTTGCTGGGAGCGTGGCTTCGTTCTCGCTCGACAAAGCCAGAAAGTATGCCCGCGTGGAAGCAATTGGCGAGGCAGGATCTCGCGCGTGGACACAACCAGTCTTTCTGGAGTAATCGGATGAGAACGTTTGTTGGTTTGCTGCTGTTCTTCGTAACCACCACTGCTTTCTCGCAAGAGATCTGGCATTTCCGCGCCACCATCGGCGTGGATGATGCCGTGCTGGGCAGACCCGGCGCAGCAATCTTCCGCGTGTTCGTGGGCGAGGAGAAGGTTTACGAAAGCCCCGTGATGAAACCGGGCGACAATCCCATCACGCTGCATGTTCCCTTAAAACGCGAGGATGTGCTGACGCTGGAGGTCGCCGACACTGGCGACGGCCACGGGGGCGACTGGGGCAACTGGTGCGACGCGCGCATCCAGGACGATTCGGGACAGACCACCATCTGGCTGAGCGACCTGAAGGAGCAGGTATTGCAGGAGTGGATTACCACGCGCAAAGACCGCAACATCGTGGGACAGCCGATGAAGCTGCGCGGGCGTGTCTACCTGCGGGGGCTGGGCACTATCTCTGGCTCGAAGATGCGCTATGTGGACTGGTACGAGCAGTGGCAACAGCGGGAGACTGAGCTGGACGCCGAGGAGCGCGCGGCGCAACAGCGGTTACAGTGGTTGCGCATCGAGGGCAACCTGCATGGTGCGCAGCTTCTGCGGAACGGCAAGATGGTGGAACGCCTGCCAATCACCGTCTCGCCCAACGACAGCATACAAATTCGGCTGACCAGCGTGAACGACAAGCCGCTGTTTTCACATCCCGTGTGGCGGGGCGTGCGGGCGCACACCGCACGGGGTACCGTGCTGTTAAGCCAGTGGATTCCCGACCGCATCCGATGGAACCTGTCCGCTGACGCTGGCGACCTGCCGGTTCTGGATGGTATGCCTTATGCGGGCATCTCATCCGCGCAAGGCGAGGTACAGGTGACGTATCGCCATCCGTTCAGCAACACCGCCCGATCACTTCCTGCGCCTCCACCTGCTGCACGGTATACCCTGAGCCTGTGGTGCGCGGTAAGGCAATCGCCGAGCGCGGCGCGCGCGACCAGCTATGTGGCGGTCTACGAAGGCGAGCATCTGCGGGCGCGCACCCCACTGCTAACCGCCAGCCGCGTCGTTCAGCTGTCGGCGGTGGCGCTGGATAGCAGCGCGCCACTGCGGGTTGTCATTGAAGTGGCAGGCGATGGCAATCTCGGTGACGAGGTGTATGTGGGCGGAACGGTGGCGGAGCGCAAAGGTTCTTATGCATTGCGCGTGACCAACCTTCCCTACCTGCTGGACAGAGCGGGACATGACGCAGTGCAGGTATACCACTTCCCGACTTCCGACATGAGAACGAGCACGAAGGAACTGCCGTCGGCGCGCGCAGCCTTCCGGATGCAGGCTCCCGCCGAGCTGATCTTTGACAGTTACGGGTCAGCACTGACAAGTATCGCCCGCGCTGAGCGACTCGTGCGTGAGGCGGAAACCCTGCTGAAAGCGGGCAAGACCGCCGAAGCGGCTGAACGTCTTGCCATCGCGTGGCGGCTGGACGACGAGAACCCGCACATCTATCGCCTGCGGGCACAAATGGCGAAGATTGCAGGTAGAGCCGACATCGAACTCAAAGCGTGGAAGCGGCTGGTCGAAATCTCCCGCGCCGACCTGCCCTTGCGCCGACAGGCTAAGCAGCGCATCGCGGAACTGTATCGCCAGCTGGACGACAACCGCCCTGAGTTTGAGTTTCGCCTGCCACCCCCGGCTCCACCCAACGCCGACATCGCCTCGCTGACACAGGGCATCGTGCGTCTGCACCTGAAGCCATCCGCGCCTGAAGACGATGTTCAAACGGGTGAGTTGCACTTTACCGTGCCGCGCGAACGCGATGCATGGTGGCTGCAGGGGCGCGTCGACACGCGAGGGCTGGCGGTTTCGGTGCAGTTGCAACAGCACGTTCGAGGGGAGTGGCAGACCGTCTGGTGCACGCCCGATGGCGAGCCACAGGGGTTCCCGCTGGTGGAGTACCAGACGGCGGCGGGGCGGTACCGCCTGCTAGTTCAGCACGACTCGACTCGCGACGGCGTCGAGGGCGCATTCCACCTTGCGCTGAGCTTGCGTCACCTGCCCCAGAAGCCAGACGCGCCGAGCCAGAAGTGGACATACCGTCTGCGCACCGACGGTTCCGCCGAGGTAGAGGTGGTCGCGTCTGGCGCTGTTGCGCTGCCAGTGCCCCTGACGGCGGACGAGTTAGTCGTTGAAGGAGCAAAATACTCGCTACTGCCTCCGGTGTATGAGTACCTCTCGCGACTGGAGTTGCGTCACGCGCAGGTGTTATTGCTGCATCCAACCGCCGACCAGGCAACGGTGCGCTTCCGCTGGCTGGACGCCGCTTACAACGTGCCGATGACCCGCTACGGTGGCGAACGCAAAGACCATTTTTATTTCCGCTCGCTGGCAGGGCTGGGCAAGGCGACGGGAGAGATAGATTTGGCCGTGCAGCTGCCGCAGGGCACAGCCGACCTCCAGCAGGTCATGCCCGAACCGCAGTCGCGGGATGTGTCCACTTTGAACTTCCGTGTGCCTTCCGACAGGGTGGTCATCGTTACTGCCAAACACCCGCAGCTGGACACGCGCTGGCTTACAGCCTCCTACCGACGCATGACCGTTCATATCCCTGACACGCCATTCTACCGCCGCTGGCTTCCGGAGTACCTCGCGCTGTTAATGCGTATCTACGACCGCGAGCGGCAGGTGGTCGGTGGCTATGAGCCAGAGGATGCGCTGTTCGTCTCGCTTACCGCGCCGGCGCAGCTGTCGGGTTATGGTGGAGCCACTTGGGGTGGCCCTCAATCCGAGACGTGGATTGCCTGCACGGGACGTGTGGGACCCTATAACCTGCGCTACGAAGCGGGAGGAGATGGCGTGGAAGCGCACGAGCTGAAATGGGTCTTCCTGAGCGGTGTCGGAGAGAATCTCCCCTACTGGCTACTCATGGGCGCGATTATCTGGATAGAAGAGCAGGGCAAGGTGGCGGGCGATACGGCGTATCCGGATATATGGTATCGCCGCTCGCTGCGTCCCGGGGCGCAGCAGTTCCGCAAGCGATATTCCGGACAGACAAATCCCATCTGGCTGCCGGAGAAGGAGTTTCGAGAGCGTTCTGCTGAGGAACGCATGTTGGGCGAAGCAATGATGCACAACGTACTGCATACCATCGCGCAACGCTACGGCGTGGGCGTGTGGGCAGAGCTGTTCCGCCAGAACCGCGCGGGAAAGCTCAACTTGAAAGACCTCCCCGAAAACGAAAAACACAGGCGTGTTGTGGACGCGCTCGTCCAGATTACCGGAGACCAGCAGATACGCGAAATGTTCCGTTCACTTGGTCTGAAGTAACGGGCGATGCTACCTATCCCACACGGCTTGCTGGCGTTCCTGCGCCTCCTTCGCCAGCAGCAGCGCGCTTTCGTACCGTCGGCGGTCAACCTTCCCCTGCTCTACCGCCTCTTTCACCGCGCAATCAGGCTCGGTGTCGTGCTGGCAGTCGGGGAAGTAACACTCGCCCAGATAAGGGCGTATCTCTGCGAAGGCTTGCCAGATGGTTTCGGCGTCCACTGCCCACAGCTCAAAGTTACGCATACCCGGCGTGTCTGCAATCCAGCTGTCCTCTCCCAGCCGGATAAGCTGCGCCAGGGTGGTGGTATGTCTGCCTTTGTGCGTGGTCTCGCCAACCTGCCCTACCTTCAGCCCCAGTCCGGGCTGCAGGGCGTTCAGGATGCTGCTCTTCCCCACCCCCGACGGTCCGCACACCGCAGCGATTTGTCCTCGCAGCCGTTCGCGCAGGTCGGCGATGCCGTCGCCCCGTGTCGCGCTCAGCCGCCACACTTCATAACCGCAGCGGGCATATACCTGCAGATGGTGTTCCGTCTGAGCCTCGATGGGCAGGTCGCACTTGTTCGCCACGATAACGGGATTCAATCCGTTCGCGTATGCAGCTACCAGAAACCTGTCCAGCTGCCAGGGGTCCAGGCGCGGCTCCAGTACCGAGAAGACAACCAGCAGCAGGTCGATGTTCGCCACGATAACCTGCACCTCTTTGGTGCGAGGGATGAAACGCACTACTGCCGAACGACGGGGTTCCACCTCGGTAATGACGCCCTGATGCGAGGTGGTGTAGTGGAACCACACCGTGTCCCCTACGGCGACGGGGTTGGTCAGTCGTTTGCGCTTTGCCAGAATCACGCGCGGGGCGCGGCTGGCGCTTTCGGTCATCACCAGCTCCTTTTTCAGGTTGCCCCGCAGGGTGCAGAGTACCTCATGCCCCTCATGAAAGACGGTATAGTTGCCCGCGCTGGCGCGGATGACGACACCCTTTAGCCTATGCGTTGTCGTTGTCATCGGTACGCCCTTCGCGATACCGTCGCACCGCCTCCGTGTAGACCTCTTTCAGCGTCACACCACACTCTGCGGCGCGCGCTGCACAGTCCGCATGCTCCGGCGAGGAGGTCACTTCCCTGCCGTTCCAGATGCCGATTTTCATCCGCACCTCTCCGTAACGGGTTTGCACCGTTTCCCACCGCCGTTCCAGACACAACCTCTGCCATCGGCTAAAGCGCGCCCCAAAAGTAGTGGTCTCACGGAAAAGAGTCTCCAGCAGGGCTATCTCCCTGCCGGGCTCACATAACACGCTCAGCTGCGTGGCGGGACGTCCATGCTTCATCACTATGGGAAGGTAATATACATCCATCGCTCCCGCTGCGAACAGCTTCTGCTGCACTGCGGGATACCACTCCGGATTCATATCGTCTATGTTGACCTCAATCAGCACCGTATCCTGTAGAGGCAGCTCTGGTACCGCCTCTCCCACGACCACCCTCAGCAGGTTCGGCCGCGACTCGAATCGCTTCTTGCCCGCGCCGTAACCCACTTGCTCTACCCTCATGCGAGGAAACCCACCGAATCTTCGCGCCAGAGTCACCATCAGGGCGGCTCCCGTTGGGGTTACCGTCTCACCCTGCACAGCGTCATCGGGGACCACTTCTACTCCTTGGGTCAGTTCCATCACCGCGGGCGGAGGTACCGGTATCACCCCGTGTGCCGCCTGAACAAACCCGCGCGACATCGGCAGAGGCGAACATTCCACCGCATCCACGCCGAGCACATCCAGCAACACACACACGCCCAGAATGTCGGCAATGGCATCTATTGCCCCGACTTCGTGGAAATGCACGCGCTCCAGCGTCGTACCGTGCACGCGTGCTTCCGCCTCCGCCAGCCGACGAAACACTGCGCCTGCCCACTGTTTTGCACGCACCGATGCTGTGCTTTGCTCGATAACCTCCAGCACGTCGGATAGATGGCGATGAGGTTGCGCCCCATCGCAGAGGATGGAAACGTCCGTCGCTTCTATTCCGTTAACGGTTGTTTTTTCGATACGGTAACTCCAGCCCTTCAGGGGCACACTATTCCACACCTCCTGCAACCTGTCCTCTGGCGCGCCTGCGTCGAGCAGTGCCCCCAGCGCCATATCGCCCGAGATACCGGAAAAGCAGTCGAAATAAGCGATTTTCATCCCCTCACCCGCGAATCTTGCCGTTGTCCGCGTGCTTGTTGTATGATACACTTAGCGACAGGAGGCAGTTTTCCCTTTTCGGAAGGAGGTCACCCATGAAAGGCTTGCAGTGGACGCAGATGGTTATCGTCGTCATAACGCTTCTCTGCACGACAGCGTCATCCGGACAGGAGGCCACAAAACAGTCATCGGATACCAAAGCGCCACAATCCTTTACCCGTACGGCATCCGCGGACCCCGCGCTCCCGCCTGTATCGATGCTCCTGAGGCTGCTGTCGCTGACCCCCGAGCAGGAGCAGAAACTTCGACAGGTCTATGCAGAGCATAACGCGAGCTATGCAGAAGTGCTTCAACAGAAAATCTCTGCGAAAGAGCGCCAGGAGAAGCTGCGTGACCTGCGCAGAAACCTTCAGAAGAAGCTGGAATCTGTGCTGACGCCTCAGCAGTTACAGAAGTTGCGCCAGATAGACCCCGAGTCGATGCTGGTGGACAGGCTCACTGTCGCTTTGAAACTCACCGAGGAGCAGAGCGACCAGCTGCTGCAAGTGATGCGTGAGCAGAGCGCGGGCATCCGTGCCATTGAAAAGCAGGCGCGGGAGGAAGGCTGGAGCGAACAACAGAAAAGGCAAAAGCTCGCGGAGTTGCGCAAACAAATAGACGAGAAGGTGAATAAAATCCTGACGGCGGAGCAACAGCAGAAGCTCCGGCAAATCCTGCAGGGCGAGGCGGGAAAACCGGTAACGCCCTCCAATGAGGAGCAGAAGCCATCACCATAGACCCGGCGCCATTTGACGAAATCACGTAAACAACTTATAATGATGTCCAGTAACTACAAGGAGGATTGTCAGTGGGTATGACGACTCATTTCACATTGACCCAGGCGGATATTCCGACGCACTGGTATAACATTCTCACCGACCTGCCGGAGCCTCTGCCACCACCTCTGCATCCGGCTACTCACCAACTCATCAAACCGGATGACATGTTCCCCATCTTCCCGGAGAATCTGGTGATGCAAGAGTTCAGTCCGGAGCGCTGGGTGGAGATTCCGGAGCCGGTTCGGGAAGTATATGCGCTGTGGCGACCTACCCCCCTGCTGCGTGCTGTCCGGCTGGAAAAGGCTCTGCAAACTCCTGCACATATCTACTACAAGTATGAAGGCGTCAGCCCGGCCGGCAGCCACAAGCCCAATACCGCCGTTGCTCAGGCGTATTACAACAAGGTAGCGGGAATGGAACGCCTGGCAACCGAAACGGGTGCGGGACAGTGGGGGTCTGCGCTGGCTTTCGCTTGCCGTCTGTTTGGTCTGCAATGCACCGTGTACATGGTAAAGGTCAGTTACTACCAGAAGCCTTACCGCAAGATGATGATGGAAACATGGGGCGCGACCGTTTACCCCAGCCCCAGTGACCAAACCGAGTTCGGGCGCAAGCTGCTCAAAGAGGATCTCGATTGCCCCGGTAGTCTGGGAATCGCGATCAGCGAGGCAATAGAGGACACGGTGCGGTCGAAGAACACACGGTACTCACTGGGGAGCGTGTTGAACCACGTCTGCCTGCATCAAACGGTGATAGGGCTGGAAGCCCTGAAGCAGATGGAGATGGCAGGTGAGGAGCCGGATGTGATTATCGGTTGCGTCGGCGGCGGCAGCAACTTCGCCGGTCTGGCGTTTCCGTTCGTGCGCCAGAAAATCACGGAAGGCAAACAGTACCGCGTGGTGGCGGTGGAACCAAGCGCGTGCCCCTCGATGACGAAGGGCGAACTGCGCTACGATTTCGGGGACACGGCAATGACCACTCCCCTGCTGTGGATGTACACACTGGGACATGACTTCATGCCGCCCAAGATCCACGCCGGAGGCTTGCGCTATCACGGCATGGCGCCGCTGGTGAGCCATCTGTACAATCTGGGGCTGATCGAGGCGGTTGCCTATCCCCAGACGAAGGTGTTCGAGGCAGCGGTAACCTTTGCCCGCACGGAGGGCATCATTCCCGCACCGGAATCGGCACACGCCGTACGCGCAGCGTTCGATGAAGCCATCCAGGCGCGTGAAGCGGGCGAAAAGAAGGTCATCCTGTTCAACCTTTCCGGTCACGGGATGCTGGACCTTACTGCCTACGAAGCATACCTGTCCGGCTCGTTGCAGGACGTATAGCGTGCGTGATTCTGGAGGGCAAGGCTCTGTCCATTTAGCATACAAGCGTTCTGGTGCATCGCGGACGCTGGTTACGACAGAGCATGTCCCTCCGACTCTGTACATCTCTCAGGAGGCACTGGAATGACGGAAATGCAAATGGTGTTGATTGTGTGTGACGCGGGTGTGACGCATCGGGTAAAGGAAATCATTGACGAAGCAGGCGCGCCGGGTTATACGGTACTGCAAGATGCCACAGGAAAAGGTGAAAGCGGTCCGCGCGAGAACACTCCCATCTGGCCCGGTTTAAACAGCGTGGTTTTGTGTGCCGTTCCTTCGCATTGCGTACCGAGGATCCGCGAAGGGCTGGATGTTCTGCGCAAACAGCGCAGCGCACGCCATTTACCCCTCAAAATGTTTGTGTGGAACCTCGACGAGATAGGCTGAGTGCACAGCGGGCGAGGCTCCTGCCGAGTCGGTAGCCAGCGCCACTTCTGTATGCACGGCACGGACGCGTTATCCACTACAGGTTTTGCACAATATCGTATCTCGCCTGAAGTTCACGTCATCCCGCTCAGGAAAGTCCATCAGGGTATGTAAGCCGCGGCTCTCATGCCTGCGCAGTGCACATTGCACAATCAGGTTGCCCACCATAGCGAGGTTCCAATCCTCCCATGCTTCCACCCGTTGAGGAGCCTTTTGCATCGCAGCCTGAGCCTGCTGCTCGATGCGTAGCAACATCCGCGCCGCCTCTTCCAGAGATGCCAATCTGCGCACGATGCCTACCTTCTCGTGCATGACCAGATGTAACCGGTGGCGGATAGCTTCTTGTTCCACCTCGTCCGGAACACCGCTTGCCAGAGAGAGGGCTTCCAGTGTGGGCACATGGTCGGCTTGGGGCAGGCTCCAACCCACCTCCAGTGCATGGAGTGCGGCGCGATCGGCGAACACCAGAGCCTCCAGCAGGCTGTTGCTGGCAAGGCGGTTTGCACCGTGTACGCCCGTACAGGCGACTTCGCCTGCTGCATAAAGGCGGGGGATTGAAGTCCTGCCGTGCAGGTCGGTTTGCACGCCGCCGCACATGTAATGTGCCGCAGGCACAACGGGTATCCACTCCCTTGCCATATCGATGCCCACGCTCTGCAGCCTGCTGTAGATCACAGGAAACCGCTGGCGCAGAAACTCCTCCGGGCGGTGAGTGATGTCCAGATACACGCATGGGATGCCAAGCCGCTTCATCTCGGCATCGATGGCACGCGCCACCACGTCGCGCGGCGCAAGGTCTTTCATCGGATGATACTTCTCCATGAAGGGCGTGCCATCGGGCAAACGCAACACCGCTCCCTCGCCGCGCACGGCTTCGGAGATAAGGAAGCTGCGCGCACCAGAGTGGTACAGGGTGGTGGGATGAAACTGCATGAACTCCATGTTAGCGATGCACGCGCCTGCTCGCCATGCCATGCCAATGCCGTCGCCGGTCGCAATGGGCGGGTTCGTGGTATGCGGATACACCTGTCCACAGCCGCCTGTTGCCAGCAGCACCGCCCGCGCGAAAAACGCCTCTGGTTCGTCGGAATGGGTATTCAGCACCCACACCCCGACGCACTCTCCGTCACGGACGATGAGGTCTAAGGCGAAGAAGTGTTCGTAGATGGCGATGCGCGGATGGTGGCGAGTGGCTTCCAGCAGGGTGCGCTCGACCTCCCAGCCCGTCTGGTCGGCATAGTGCACGATGCGATTGCGCGAGTGTCCTCCCTCGCGTCCCAGAGCCAGCACGGGGTTGCCGTGCGCGTCTCGCTCCATGTCGAAACGCGCGCCCAATTCTATCAGGCGACGGATTTGGGCAGGACCTTCCTGCACCAGCACGCGCACCGCATCCTCATGGCACAGCCCCGCCCCCGCGTTCAACGTGTCCTGAGCGTGCAGTTCAAACGTATCTTCCGGCGACAGCACCCCCGCGATGCCACCCTGCGCATAGTTGGTGTTGGACTCGCTGCGCTCCTTCTTAGTGATGACCAGCACTTCCGCCTGCTCCGCCACACGCAGGGCGAAGGTTAGACCTGCGATTCCGCTGCCAATCACGATAAAATCGGTAGTGTGAGCTACCATGTCAACCTTTTCAACCCCCGGCAGATAGTATCAGCATTTTACCCCTGGTCTTGCCGTCAAAAATACCGCGGATGGTCCACATCACTCGCACCACCTCTCTTTGATTGTACTATACCTGTTGCCAATTCGATTTGGTATTCGTATAATAACGTCAAAGACGGTGCAAGGAGTTTCGGAGAATATGTATGTGACGATAGAGGTCCTCTGTATTCTTTTGCTGGCGCTGCTGGCGGTAGAGGCAACAG
The Bacillota bacterium genome window above contains:
- the smpB gene encoding SsrA-binding protein SmpB, producing the protein MAKGKSQQTKESGDRVVLVNRRAYHDYEILETFEAGIALVGTEVKSVRAGRVNLQDAYCKVQNGEVWLYNMHISPYSHGNRYNPDPVRPRKLLLHRWEINRLMGKAEVKGLTIVPLKTYFKRGYAKVEIAIVRGKKLYDKRQAIAERDRQREEERMMMNRQ
- a CDS encoding cryptochrome/photolyase family protein, producing MRHLVLILGDQLDRRSAALDGFDPNCDAVWMAEVAEEATHVWSHKARIAIFLSAMRHFRDWLRQQGYTVHYHALDDPHNGGSFATELARAVRTHQPQKLIVVEPGEYRVQQSLLQTARELGVPLEVRPDRHFLMTLDEFRQHAATRKQLRLEFFYREMRQRTGILMEGKQPVGGAWNYDAENREAFGKQGPGLVPQPVRFMPDAITEEVIRLVEARFPSHPGSLRDFDWAVTPEYAERALDDFIENRLPLFGPYQDAMWTGEPYLYHSRLSSAINLKLLDPRVAIQKALDAYYQKHAPLQSVEGFVRQLLGWREYIRGVYWLYMPEYLERNALHADANLPDFYWTGETDMNCLREVIGQTLRYGFAHHIQRLMVTGLYALLLGVQPKQIHAWYLAIYVDAVEWVELPNVYGMSQFADGGLMSSKPYIASGKYIQRMSNYCAGCRYKPDRAVGEDACPFTTLYWDFLMRHEALFENHPRVGQQVRNLRRLSEADRTAIRGQARRIRYNAPDN
- a CDS encoding CehA/McbA family metallohydrolase, producing the protein MPIQHNPYAQRHSLWLRGNLHAHTTLSDGELSPDDTLNAFAKRGYDFVALTDHDIVASPNGLHPHILFLPGVEHSAQQHILRVNVTSTLPHDLSYQSVIDLTRQEGGLVILNHPNWGENLDHWRNAQMIQLERYHGIEIYNNVIEYLEGSPYALDRWDLLLSEGKQVWGYANEDTHRVFQIGSAWNAVNVRERSKEAVLNALKEGRFYASTGVVLEEITVEDGYYRVRATNAKEMRLISLHGEVVEHVAGSVASFSLDKARKYARVEAIGEAGSRAWTQPVFLE
- a CDS encoding NPCBM/NEW2 domain-containing protein, whose translation is MRTFVGLLLFFVTTTAFSQEIWHFRATIGVDDAVLGRPGAAIFRVFVGEEKVYESPVMKPGDNPITLHVPLKREDVLTLEVADTGDGHGGDWGNWCDARIQDDSGQTTIWLSDLKEQVLQEWITTRKDRNIVGQPMKLRGRVYLRGLGTISGSKMRYVDWYEQWQQRETELDAEERAAQQRLQWLRIEGNLHGAQLLRNGKMVERLPITVSPNDSIQIRLTSVNDKPLFSHPVWRGVRAHTARGTVLLSQWIPDRIRWNLSADAGDLPVLDGMPYAGISSAQGEVQVTYRHPFSNTARSLPAPPPAARYTLSLWCAVRQSPSAARATSYVAVYEGEHLRARTPLLTASRVVQLSAVALDSSAPLRVVIEVAGDGNLGDEVYVGGTVAERKGSYALRVTNLPYLLDRAGHDAVQVYHFPTSDMRTSTKELPSARAAFRMQAPAELIFDSYGSALTSIARAERLVREAETLLKAGKTAEAAERLAIAWRLDDENPHIYRLRAQMAKIAGRADIELKAWKRLVEISRADLPLRRQAKQRIAELYRQLDDNRPEFEFRLPPPAPPNADIASLTQGIVRLHLKPSAPEDDVQTGELHFTVPRERDAWWLQGRVDTRGLAVSVQLQQHVRGEWQTVWCTPDGEPQGFPLVEYQTAAGRYRLLVQHDSTRDGVEGAFHLALSLRHLPQKPDAPSQKWTYRLRTDGSAEVEVVASGAVALPVPLTADELVVEGAKYSLLPPVYEYLSRLELRHAQVLLLHPTADQATVRFRWLDAAYNVPMTRYGGERKDHFYFRSLAGLGKATGEIDLAVQLPQGTADLQQVMPEPQSRDVSTLNFRVPSDRVVIVTAKHPQLDTRWLTASYRRMTVHIPDTPFYRRWLPEYLALLMRIYDRERQVVGGYEPEDALFVSLTAPAQLSGYGGATWGGPQSETWIACTGRVGPYNLRYEAGGDGVEAHELKWVFLSGVGENLPYWLLMGAIIWIEEQGKVAGDTAYPDIWYRRSLRPGAQQFRKRYSGQTNPIWLPEKEFRERSAEERMLGEAMMHNVLHTIAQRYGVGVWAELFRQNRAGKLNLKDLPENEKHRRVVDALVQITGDQQIREMFRSLGLK